One genomic window of Vibrio ziniensis includes the following:
- a CDS encoding sensor domain-containing diguanylate cyclase: protein MKGIANTIKIGIVLWLVLSLIPLAYYFHLTNKAHQFYISRLEAQGLQFLAYVDSKARRTDSQIQQTFYELSHSTLLHDFAINRDSQFRHYLESQWYLTAFNSTLFYQLRFIDNRGYEVIRVDYMPNMAHPYIVPNDLLQNKSNRDYFLYAQRLANGELGHYGIDLEIENDKPIMPYKPGYRIIYPIVANSVRQGYFIANLDVLTIIEQITTNTHNINVDFIDKNGYYIISSDRSKLFGDLIQDRSNSNLATDNTELWSAIQQNQSAGNSVQTDDGLYVYQRFSSQLFGSENTLTMLTMYPNSTITELLSDRKTQLKIEAVIIWLGLGIFSVIASMFMDAYRRIKTDQTYAEYAIENSMAVVVTDKNMKILRVNTSFCHLVNSDLSLLLGGNIADFLPSKTKQNLIQRQLSIRGNWQGHFPLHTTDNKEVICQTEIHAITGKLRNIQYYVYSFTDISEHHNTIITLKERTERDPATSLWNKKKFDQNLQYQCRLKQRYTDHPPFCLAVVDIDCFKKINDTFGHTVGDEVILYIANQLRTVLRDTDFIARIGGDEFAVLIQHADIEQAKTLMQRVSTDISNWTLYDVTISVGLAEVTSDANQTFTNADQAMYRSKRKGRNCISIHGKETLSILESNSP from the coding sequence ATGAAGGGAATTGCCAACACTATCAAAATCGGTATTGTGTTGTGGCTTGTGTTGTCACTGATTCCGCTCGCCTATTATTTCCACTTAACCAATAAAGCCCATCAGTTTTATATTTCTCGCCTAGAAGCTCAAGGGTTGCAGTTTCTTGCTTATGTTGACTCCAAAGCGCGCCGTACGGACTCACAGATACAGCAAACCTTCTATGAGTTGAGTCATTCAACATTACTCCATGACTTTGCCATTAATCGCGATTCTCAATTTAGACACTATCTTGAAAGCCAATGGTATCTAACGGCATTTAACTCAACGTTGTTCTACCAATTACGTTTTATTGATAACCGAGGTTACGAAGTTATTAGGGTTGATTATATGCCAAACATGGCACATCCCTACATTGTGCCCAATGATCTTCTGCAAAACAAAAGTAATCGAGACTATTTCCTTTATGCCCAAAGGCTAGCGAATGGGGAACTAGGTCACTACGGCATTGATTTGGAAATTGAAAATGATAAACCCATCATGCCTTATAAACCTGGTTATAGAATCATTTACCCCATCGTCGCAAATTCGGTAAGACAAGGATACTTCATTGCCAATCTCGATGTCTTGACCATCATCGAGCAAATCACGACCAATACCCATAACATCAATGTCGACTTCATCGATAAGAATGGCTATTACATTATCAGCAGCGACAGGAGCAAACTATTCGGTGATCTGATCCAAGATCGTTCCAATAGCAATTTGGCTACAGATAACACTGAACTATGGAGTGCTATCCAGCAAAATCAGAGTGCGGGGAATAGTGTGCAGACTGATGACGGTTTGTATGTATATCAGCGATTTAGTAGCCAGCTGTTTGGTTCGGAGAATACTTTGACCATGCTGACTATGTACCCTAACTCAACGATTACGGAGCTGCTTTCAGATAGAAAAACACAACTTAAAATCGAAGCCGTCATTATCTGGCTAGGTTTGGGTATATTCTCCGTCATTGCATCCATGTTTATGGACGCCTATCGACGAATAAAAACGGATCAAACCTATGCGGAATACGCGATAGAAAACAGCATGGCGGTCGTCGTCACTGATAAGAATATGAAGATACTCAGAGTGAATACCAGCTTCTGTCACTTAGTCAACAGCGACCTAAGCTTACTGCTGGGCGGTAACATAGCTGATTTTCTCCCATCGAAAACGAAACAAAATCTGATTCAAAGGCAGCTTTCCATTCGTGGTAACTGGCAAGGGCATTTCCCATTACACACCACAGATAATAAGGAAGTGATTTGCCAAACTGAAATCCACGCGATTACTGGTAAGCTGAGAAACATTCAATACTATGTCTATTCCTTTACCGACATTTCAGAACATCACAATACCATCATTACTCTAAAAGAGCGCACTGAACGAGACCCTGCAACCTCTTTGTGGAACAAGAAGAAATTTGACCAAAACCTTCAATATCAATGTCGCTTAAAACAACGCTACACTGATCATCCACCTTTTTGCCTCGCAGTGGTTGATATTGATTGCTTTAAAAAAATTAACGATACCTTTGGCCACACAGTTGGTGATGAAGTGATTTTGTATATCGCCAATCAATTGCGCACTGTATTACGCGATACAGATTTCATTGCTCGCATCGGCGGAGATGAATTTGCCGTTTTGATTCAACATGCGGACATTGAGCAAGCGAAAACACTTATGCAGCGTGTCTCTACTGATATCAGTAACTGGACACTTTATGATGTCACCATCAGTGTGGGTTTAGCAGAAGTAACATCGGATGCAAACCAAACTTTTACTAACGCAGATCAGGCAATGTACCGCTCGAAACGCAAAGGACGAAATTGCATTTCCATCCACGGCAAAGAGACTTTGAGCATTTTAGAATCGAACTCACCATAA
- a CDS encoding FxsA family protein, producing the protein MFPILLFLFIAVPIIEIGLFIQVGGMLGLWPTIALVLITAFVGASLVRSQGLQTLLTVQQRMQRGEMPAQQIVEGVMLAVAGVLLLTPGFMTDAMGMVVLLPVPRAMIAKYLMSKVVVSNMSGGFHSSHFEHDPFRSHDSHQGNTFDGEYEKKADDDQDSNHRLH; encoded by the coding sequence GTGTTTCCGATTTTACTATTTCTATTTATTGCCGTGCCTATCATCGAAATTGGCTTGTTTATTCAAGTCGGTGGCATGTTGGGCTTATGGCCGACTATTGCTCTAGTTTTGATAACCGCATTTGTTGGCGCTTCTCTGGTTAGAAGCCAAGGTTTACAAACCTTGCTGACAGTTCAACAGCGTATGCAGCGTGGCGAAATGCCTGCGCAACAAATTGTTGAAGGTGTGATGCTCGCAGTTGCAGGCGTTTTACTGTTAACACCAGGCTTTATGACTGACGCAATGGGTATGGTTGTGTTATTACCAGTACCACGAGCCATGATTGCTAAATATCTGATGAGCAAAGTGGTGGTATCAAATATGTCTGGCGGTTTTCATTCAAGTCATTTTGAGCATGATCCATTCCGCTCTCATGATTCTCATCAGGGAAATACCTTTGATGGTGAATATGAGAAAAAAGCCGATGACGACCAAGACTCAAATCATCGTCTTCATTAA
- a CDS encoding tRNA (cytidine(34)-2'-O)-methyltransferase, which translates to MFDIALYEPEIAPNTGNIIRLSANCGANLHLIEPLGFDLEEKKVRRAGLDYHDLARVTRHKDYQAFLNYLTERGEFRIFACTTKTTGHHVDANFHKGDVLLFGPETRGLPAEIIESLPMAQRIRIPMMPDARSLNLSNAVAIIAFEAWRQMGFEGAL; encoded by the coding sequence ATGTTTGATATTGCCCTGTACGAGCCAGAAATCGCCCCCAACACAGGAAACATTATTCGTTTATCCGCAAACTGTGGTGCAAACCTTCATTTAATTGAGCCTCTTGGTTTCGATTTGGAAGAGAAAAAAGTTCGTCGTGCAGGTTTGGATTATCACGACCTAGCGCGAGTGACTCGCCATAAAGACTATCAAGCATTCCTCAACTACCTTACTGAGCGAGGCGAATTTCGCATCTTCGCCTGTACCACTAAAACTACGGGTCATCATGTTGATGCCAACTTCCATAAAGGCGACGTTCTGCTGTTCGGTCCTGAAACTCGCGGGCTTCCAGCCGAGATTATTGAGAGCTTACCGATGGCACAGCGCATCCGAATTCCAATGATGCCCGATGCTCGTAGTCTCAACCTATCTAATGCCGTTGCTATCATTGCTTTTGAAGCATGGCGACAAATGGGATTTGAAGGCGCGTTATAG
- the cpxA gene encoding envelope stress sensor histidine kinase CpxA, whose translation MRLPTFNNLYGRIFAIFWLTMFLVLLAVLALPHLDPRKSRDLPSDMYQRIVVQKDMLEERFRGEGNLTRILMFLEGNGNGNRGQGPMMRDEEKDSRPRFFVTDLDGNVLTAREHPDFKYKALQNFATSIESLDKPQQRLYGRYMIAGPVPVTFAHQNLLLYVGFRWDQPPPFLLQLFDKPIQLLLAVMLVSTPLLLWLAWALSKPAQRLALAAQRVARGQFEADPDLEKGTMEFRQAGRSFNQMVEAVNQMISGQQRLLSDISHELRSPLTRLRMANALATRKQGTSSELERIDTEAQRLEQMIGELLELSRMQTNSHLSREEQPLRSLWEELLSDAQFEAEQMNKTLKFDAIPNVSISGNPKLLMSALENIVRNAIHYGKDTIVVRFSTTEHHVTVSVEDNGDGVPDDELTQIFRPFYRVSTARDRHSGGTGLGLAITESAIRQHSGVIEASRSPLNGLKVQFTLPI comes from the coding sequence ATGCGTTTACCAACATTCAATAATCTCTATGGGCGGATTTTCGCTATTTTCTGGCTCACCATGTTTCTGGTGCTTTTAGCCGTATTAGCACTTCCCCATTTAGACCCTCGAAAATCTCGCGACTTACCATCGGACATGTACCAACGCATCGTGGTGCAAAAAGATATGCTTGAAGAGCGGTTCCGAGGAGAAGGCAACCTTACCCGTATTCTGATGTTCCTAGAAGGCAATGGTAATGGCAATCGAGGACAAGGACCAATGATGCGTGACGAGGAAAAAGACTCCCGACCACGCTTCTTTGTCACAGACTTAGATGGTAACGTGCTTACCGCTCGTGAACACCCAGATTTCAAATACAAAGCTTTGCAAAACTTTGCGACCAGTATTGAATCATTAGATAAACCACAACAACGCCTATATGGACGCTATATGATAGCAGGTCCAGTCCCCGTAACTTTCGCACATCAGAATCTACTCCTCTACGTGGGCTTCCGTTGGGATCAGCCGCCGCCATTTTTACTTCAGTTGTTTGATAAACCGATACAACTGTTATTAGCGGTCATGTTAGTCAGTACTCCACTTTTATTGTGGCTCGCTTGGGCACTGAGTAAACCGGCTCAGCGTTTGGCTCTGGCTGCTCAGCGTGTGGCACGTGGGCAGTTTGAAGCTGACCCCGATCTTGAAAAAGGAACCATGGAGTTTCGTCAGGCTGGCCGTAGCTTTAACCAGATGGTGGAAGCAGTAAACCAGATGATTTCCGGTCAGCAGCGGTTACTGTCAGATATATCCCATGAGCTGCGCTCGCCTCTGACTCGGTTACGCATGGCAAACGCACTAGCAACTCGTAAACAAGGCACCAGTAGCGAGCTTGAGCGGATTGATACGGAAGCCCAGCGCTTAGAACAAATGATTGGAGAATTACTTGAACTGTCGAGAATGCAGACCAACAGTCATCTGAGTCGTGAAGAACAACCGTTGCGCAGCCTTTGGGAAGAGCTGCTTAGTGATGCTCAGTTTGAAGCCGAGCAAATGAATAAAACACTCAAATTCGACGCAATACCGAATGTCAGTATTTCTGGTAATCCAAAGCTATTGATGAGCGCTTTGGAAAACATCGTTCGCAATGCAATTCATTACGGTAAAGACACTATAGTGGTGCGTTTTTCGACCACAGAACACCATGTTACCGTATCAGTAGAAGATAACGGTGATGGCGTACCTGATGACGAACTCACACAAATCTTCCGCCCGTTTTATCGTGTCTCTACCGCACGGGATCGACACAGCGGCGGTACAGGCTTGGGGTTAGCCATCACCGAAAGTGCAATCCGCCAACACAGTGGTGTGATTGAAGCGAGCCGCAGCCCGTTAAATGGCTTAAAAGTTCAGTTCACTTTACCAATCTGA
- a CDS encoding response regulator: protein MAHILLIDDDTELTSLLKEVLSYEGFDVSEANDGEAGLHAVNDSVDLILLDVMMPKLNGMETLKRLREKWQTPVLMLTAKGEEIDRVIGLELGADDYLPKPFSDRELLARIRAVLRRTQQHSNKHSDVIECQDIQVFPAKQEAYCQGQLLDLTTTEFALLAHFVQNPGNTITKEDLSLDVLGKRLAAFDRAIDMHVSNLRKKLPEREDGKVRIKTLRGRGYLMVLED, encoded by the coding sequence ATGGCACACATCCTATTAATTGATGACGACACAGAATTAACCAGCTTGCTAAAAGAAGTATTAAGCTATGAAGGGTTTGACGTATCCGAAGCCAATGATGGAGAAGCGGGGCTACACGCGGTCAATGACAGCGTAGATTTGATTCTATTAGATGTCATGATGCCTAAACTTAACGGAATGGAAACCTTAAAGAGATTGCGCGAAAAATGGCAAACGCCTGTTCTTATGCTTACAGCTAAAGGTGAAGAAATTGATCGCGTCATCGGTTTAGAACTCGGTGCTGACGATTATCTGCCAAAACCATTTAGCGACAGAGAGCTGCTAGCAAGAATTCGCGCCGTGTTGCGTCGCACTCAGCAGCATTCAAACAAACATTCTGATGTTATCGAATGCCAAGATATTCAGGTATTTCCGGCTAAACAAGAAGCATACTGCCAGGGTCAGTTGCTCGATCTCACCACTACAGAATTCGCGCTTTTAGCGCACTTTGTACAGAATCCGGGAAACACCATCACTAAAGAAGATCTAAGCCTAGATGTCTTGGGTAAAAGACTGGCGGCTTTTGACCGTGCGATTGACATGCACGTATCCAACCTAAGAAAAAAACTGCCTGAACGTGAAGATGGAAAAGTAAGAATCAAAACCCTTCGAGGGCGAGGCTACCTAATGGTGTTGGAGGATTAA
- a CDS encoding CpxP family protein has product MKLAKKMILAAVVLPITLGSAAVFAAGGGNGPGRDFGGDCGRGGMMNPEVFAQLNVTPEQKAKMADLRLKMRDTMQAQRAGKQAEMRAYKQQERDLVMSSNFDEAAAKKLAEQMVQRRAEQRVAMMKQRNEMMNVLTADQKTKLASIQQDRMNECVLFGQGNGQGGKGGQGPRGQGMMRGGPQGQMLPPMAQ; this is encoded by the coding sequence ATGAAACTGGCAAAAAAAATGATCCTTGCAGCCGTTGTTCTACCTATTACTTTAGGCTCAGCAGCCGTATTTGCAGCTGGTGGCGGTAACGGTCCAGGCCGAGATTTTGGCGGTGATTGTGGACGCGGTGGCATGATGAATCCAGAAGTGTTTGCTCAATTAAATGTAACTCCTGAGCAAAAAGCAAAAATGGCGGATCTTCGTCTAAAAATGCGCGATACGATGCAAGCTCAACGCGCTGGTAAACAAGCTGAAATGCGTGCCTACAAACAGCAAGAAAGAGATTTGGTGATGTCATCAAACTTTGATGAAGCAGCAGCGAAAAAACTGGCAGAGCAAATGGTTCAACGTCGAGCAGAACAACGTGTTGCGATGATGAAACAACGCAACGAAATGATGAACGTGCTAACAGCGGATCAAAAAACTAAGTTGGCATCAATTCAACAAGATCGAATGAACGAATGTGTGTTATTTGGTCAAGGTAATGGCCAAGGTGGCAAAGGTGGTCAAGGTCCTAGAGGTCAAGGCATGATGCGTGGCGGTCCTCAAGGTCAAATGCTTCCTCCAATGGCACAATAA
- the fieF gene encoding CDF family cation-efflux transporter FieF (FieF, a metal efflux transporter, is a member of the CDF (cation diffusion facilitator) family of transporters.) gives MKKEYARLVTIAAWTATCVATLLLVVKVAAWWITGSVSLLASLIDSMLDIAASVVNLVVLRYSLQPADREHAFGHGKAESLAALAQAMFISGSACFLILNGVDRFFRPHDLQDPEYGIYVSLLAIVVTFALVMFQRHVVKKTGSQAIAADSLHYQSDLYMNGAIMVALGLSWFGVKQADAVFAIGIGCFILYSAFKMVQEAIQTLLDRQLPEEEIEQIRDISLSVEGVLGVHDLRTRMSGPVRFIQLHLELDDKMPLIEAHQIADVVDEKLCKAFPGADVLIHQDPYSLMFGPERKQKLQHW, from the coding sequence ATGAAAAAGGAATACGCACGTTTAGTCACGATTGCTGCATGGACGGCAACCTGTGTTGCGACGTTACTTCTGGTGGTTAAAGTTGCTGCTTGGTGGATAACCGGTTCTGTTAGCTTGCTGGCCTCACTTATTGACTCCATGTTGGATATTGCGGCGTCCGTAGTAAACCTAGTGGTGTTACGCTACTCACTTCAGCCTGCGGACAGAGAACATGCATTTGGTCACGGCAAGGCTGAATCCTTGGCTGCTCTCGCTCAAGCCATGTTTATCTCAGGTTCAGCTTGTTTTCTTATTTTGAACGGTGTTGATCGCTTCTTCCGTCCCCATGATCTTCAGGATCCTGAATATGGTATCTATGTCAGCTTATTGGCTATTGTGGTGACTTTTGCTTTGGTGATGTTTCAGCGTCATGTGGTGAAGAAAACGGGTAGTCAAGCCATTGCGGCAGACTCTTTACATTACCAATCCGACTTATACATGAACGGCGCAATTATGGTGGCGTTAGGTTTAAGCTGGTTTGGTGTGAAACAAGCGGATGCGGTTTTTGCTATTGGTATCGGTTGTTTCATTTTATACAGCGCATTCAAGATGGTTCAGGAAGCGATTCAAACCTTATTGGACAGGCAATTACCCGAAGAAGAGATCGAACAAATTCGAGATATTTCTCTTTCAGTAGAAGGCGTTTTAGGTGTTCATGACCTCAGGACTCGAATGTCAGGGCCAGTAAGATTTATTCAGCTACACTTAGAATTGGACGATAAGATGCCTCTGATTGAGGCGCATCAAATCGCAGATGTTGTCGATGAAAAATTGTGTAAAGCGTTTCCTGGTGCGGATGTGCTGATTCATCAAGACCCGTACTCTTTGATGTTTGGCCCAGAAAGGAAGCAAAAACTTCAGCACTGGTAG
- the pfkA gene encoding 6-phosphofructokinase, whose amino-acid sequence MIKKIGVLTSGGDAPGMNAAIRGVVRTALSLGIEVYGIYDGYQGLYEDRIKQLDRSSVSDVINRGGTFLGSARFPEFKEVAVREKAIENLKKHGIEALVVIGGDGSYMGAKKLTEMGYPCIGLPGTIDNDIAGTDYTIGYLTALNTVIESIDRLRDTSSSHQRISIVEIMGRHCGDLTLMSALAGGCEYIITPETGLNMDSLIANIQDGIKKGKKHAIIALTELMVDANVLAKEIEKATKRETRATILGHIQRGGKPTAFDRVLASRMGNFAVHLLMEGQGGRCVGIQKEALVHHDIIDAIENMRRPVRKDLYKVAEELF is encoded by the coding sequence ATGATTAAAAAGATCGGTGTTTTGACTAGTGGTGGCGATGCTCCAGGCATGAACGCGGCTATTCGTGGGGTAGTACGTACAGCGTTAAGCTTAGGTATTGAAGTTTATGGTATTTACGATGGTTACCAGGGTCTTTATGAAGATCGCATCAAACAGCTTGACCGTTCAAGTGTTTCTGATGTTATCAACCGTGGTGGTACTTTCTTAGGCTCAGCTCGTTTTCCTGAGTTTAAAGAAGTCGCTGTTAGAGAAAAAGCGATTGAAAACTTGAAGAAACACGGTATCGAGGCTCTTGTAGTTATCGGTGGTGACGGTTCATACATGGGTGCTAAGAAGCTGACTGAAATGGGTTATCCATGTATTGGCCTTCCAGGCACAATTGACAATGACATCGCGGGTACTGACTACACTATCGGTTACTTAACTGCACTTAACACAGTTATCGAATCTATTGACCGTTTGCGTGATACTTCTTCATCTCACCAACGTATTTCTATCGTAGAAATCATGGGTCGTCACTGTGGTGACTTAACTCTGATGTCTGCGCTAGCGGGTGGCTGTGAGTACATCATTACGCCTGAAACAGGTCTGAATATGGATAGTTTGATTGCAAATATTCAGGACGGCATTAAGAAAGGTAAGAAGCATGCGATCATCGCTCTGACTGAGCTGATGGTGGATGCAAATGTTCTTGCGAAAGAAATCGAGAAAGCAACCAAGCGTGAAACTCGTGCAACCATTCTTGGTCATATCCAACGTGGTGGCAAACCAACAGCATTTGACCGTGTTCTAGCTTCTCGTATGGGTAACTTCGCGGTTCATCTATTAATGGAAGGCCAAGGTGGTCGTTGTGTTGGTATCCAAAAAGAAGCATTGGTTCACCACGACATCATTGATGCAATTGAGAACATGCGTCGTCCAGTGCGCAAAGACCTATACAAAGTTGCTGAAGAGTTGTTCTAA
- the glpX gene encoding class II fructose-bisphosphatase: MKRDLAMAFSRVTEGAALAGYKWLGRGDKNAADGAAVEVMRTLLNQTEIQGEIVIGEGEIDDAPMLFIGEKVGLGGDEVDIAVDPIEGTRMTAMGQSNALAVLAAGEKGSFLKAPDMYMEKLVVGPGAKGCIDLNKPLKENLENIAEALGKTLDTLVVTTLAKPRHDAVITEMQQMGVRVFAVPDGDVAASILTCMPDSEVDVMYCIGGAPEGVVSAAVIRALDGDMHGRLLPRHQVKGDTEDNRIWGASELERCKQMGVEANVVLKMEDMARSDNIIFSATGITKGDLLEGITRKGHIATTETLLVRGRCRTIRRIKSIHYLERKDPEIRDIIL, translated from the coding sequence ATGAAACGTGATTTAGCAATGGCTTTTTCTCGAGTCACAGAAGGTGCTGCACTAGCAGGTTATAAATGGCTTGGTCGTGGTGATAAAAACGCCGCCGACGGTGCCGCCGTAGAAGTTATGCGTACACTACTGAATCAAACAGAAATCCAAGGCGAAATTGTTATTGGTGAGGGGGAAATCGACGATGCTCCTATGTTGTTCATCGGCGAAAAAGTTGGTCTAGGTGGCGATGAAGTGGACATTGCTGTTGATCCAATCGAAGGCACTCGTATGACAGCGATGGGTCAGTCGAATGCCTTAGCCGTTTTAGCCGCTGGCGAAAAAGGCAGCTTTCTAAAAGCACCAGATATGTACATGGAAAAACTGGTTGTTGGTCCGGGTGCGAAAGGCTGTATCGATCTGAATAAGCCGCTGAAAGAAAACCTAGAAAATATTGCAGAAGCATTAGGCAAAACACTCGATACACTTGTGGTAACAACGCTTGCAAAACCTCGTCACGATGCGGTGATTACTGAAATGCAACAGATGGGCGTTCGCGTATTCGCGGTGCCAGATGGCGACGTGGCGGCTTCAATTCTTACTTGTATGCCAGATAGCGAAGTGGATGTGATGTACTGCATTGGTGGCGCACCTGAAGGCGTGGTATCTGCGGCGGTAATTCGTGCCCTTGACGGCGACATGCATGGGCGCTTGCTTCCACGTCACCAAGTTAAAGGTGACACAGAAGATAACCGTATTTGGGGCGCAAGTGAGCTAGAGCGCTGCAAGCAGATGGGCGTTGAAGCGAACGTGGTTCTAAAGATGGAAGACATGGCCCGTAGCGATAACATTATCTTCTCAGCAACAGGCATCACTAAAGGTGATTTGCTAGAAGGTATCACGCGTAAAGGTCATATTGCCACCACCGAAACACTGTTAGTTCGTGGGCGCTGCCGTACCATCCGTCGTATTAAATCGATTCACTATCTAGAGCGTAAAGACCCAGAAATTCGCGACATTATTCTTTAA
- the zapB gene encoding cell division protein ZapB: MSFEVLEQLEAKIQTAVDTIALLQMEVEELKEEKQKLVEEANELKANHEASVQKAQQIQQEHDQWQERIRSLLGKMDDVE; encoded by the coding sequence ATGTCTTTTGAAGTACTAGAACAACTAGAAGCAAAAATCCAAACCGCGGTTGACACAATCGCTCTACTGCAAATGGAAGTTGAAGAGCTGAAAGAAGAGAAGCAAAAGCTAGTTGAAGAAGCAAATGAGTTGAAAGCGAACCACGAAGCTTCTGTACAAAAAGCGCAACAAATCCAACAAGAGCATGACCAATGGCAAGAGCGCATTCGTAGCCTACTTGGCAAAATGGATGATGTGGAATAA
- the metF gene encoding methylenetetrahydrofolate reductase: MGYTHAGHIDALNQNISELSNINVSFEFFPPSSEKMEETLWNSVHRLKTLQPKFVSVTYGANSGERDRTHSIIKAIKDQTGLVSAPHLTCIDASREELINIADDYWANGIHNIVALRGDIPPGGGKPEMYASDLVELLKSRHDFDISVAAFPEVHPEAKSAQADLLNLKRKVDAGANRAITQFFFDVESYLRFRDRCVAAGIDVEIVPGILPVSNFAQASRFAAQNNVKVPSWMAKQFEGLEDDPVTRQLVGASQAIDMVRVLSREGVKDFHFYTLNRAEMTYALCHTLGVRPTR; encoded by the coding sequence ATGGGATACACGCACGCAGGTCATATTGACGCTTTAAACCAGAATATTTCTGAGCTTTCTAACATTAATGTGTCTTTTGAGTTTTTTCCGCCAAGTTCAGAGAAGATGGAAGAAACCTTGTGGAACTCTGTACACCGTCTAAAAACTCTTCAACCTAAGTTTGTTTCTGTTACCTATGGTGCAAATTCTGGTGAGCGTGACCGTACCCACTCAATTATCAAAGCGATCAAAGATCAAACAGGTCTAGTGTCAGCGCCGCACCTAACTTGCATAGATGCCTCTCGTGAAGAGTTGATTAACATTGCCGATGATTACTGGGCGAACGGTATTCACAATATTGTTGCTCTACGTGGAGATATCCCTCCTGGCGGCGGTAAGCCTGAGATGTATGCCTCTGATCTGGTTGAACTATTAAAGTCTCGCCATGATTTTGATATCTCTGTTGCAGCATTCCCAGAAGTACACCCAGAAGCAAAAAGTGCTCAAGCTGACTTATTGAACTTGAAACGTAAAGTAGATGCAGGTGCTAACCGCGCCATCACTCAGTTCTTTTTCGATGTAGAAAGCTACCTACGTTTCCGTGACCGTTGTGTGGCGGCAGGCATTGATGTAGAAATTGTACCGGGAATTCTTCCAGTATCGAACTTTGCTCAAGCATCTCGCTTTGCTGCACAAAACAACGTGAAAGTACCAAGCTGGATGGCAAAACAGTTTGAAGGTTTGGAGGATGATCCAGTGACTCGTCAGCTAGTAGGTGCAAGTCAGGCAATTGATATGGTTCGCGTACTGTCACGCGAAGGTGTAAAAGACTTCCACTTCTACACGCTAAACCGTGCTGAAATGACTTACGCGTTGTGCCACACCTTAGGTGTTCGCCCTACTCGTTAA